A stretch of DNA from Trueperaceae bacterium:
CGTCGACGACCGTGAGCGGCACCCCGAGGCCGCGCAGGGCGTGACTCACCTCGTCGACCTCGCCCATGCGAAGCAGGCCGGTGTCGACGAACACCGCCTCGAGCCGGTCGCCGAGCGCTTCGTGCAGCAGCACGCCCAGCGTGCTGCTGTCGACGCCGCCGGAGATCCCCAGCAGGACGCGCCCGTCGCCGACCGCGTCGCGGACCTCGTCGACGGCGGCGTCCACGATGGCGCGCGGGGTCCAGTCCCGCGCGACCCCGGTCCGCTCCACGAACCGCTCGAGGAGCGCCAGGCCCTTGGGGGTGTGGCGCACCTCGGGGTGGAACTGCAGGGCGTACAGGCCGCGCGCGTCGTCCTCCATCGCGGCGACCTCGGTGTCGGCGGTCGCGGCGGTGACGGTGAACCCGTCGGGCGGACGCACGACGCTGTCGCCGTGACTCATCCAGGCGGTGAACGGCCCGTGCACCCCGTCGAACAGGGTGCCGTCGTAGTGCGTCAGGTCGGCCTTGCCGTACTCGCGGACGGAGCTGGCGCGCACCTCGCCCCCCAGGTCGCGGGCGACGAGCTGCATGCCGTAACAGATCGCCAGGGTCGGAAGCCCGAGGTCCAGCAGGCCGTCGGGCAGGCCCGGCGCGCCGGCGTCGGTGACGCTCTGCGGTCCGCCCGACAGCACGAGGCCGGCCGGGTCGTGCGCGCGGACGTCCGCCACCGTGGCGGTGGGCGGCACGATGACGCTGAACACGTCCAGCTCGCGGAGGCGGCGGGCGATGAGGCGGGTGTACTGCGATCCGTAATCGACGACGACGAGGCTGCGTCCCACGCCGGCGAGGATACCCGCCCGACCGGCGCGCGGCGCCGGACCGGCGGCGGGCGTGTCGGCCGGGGTCGCCCACCGAACCGTGGGGCCTGCTACGTTGCGCCGCATGAGCCTCAGCGAAGACGCCGTGCTGCGCGCGCTCGGCACGGTCCAGGATCCGGAACTCCACCAAGACCTCGTTTCCCTCGGCATGGTCGGGCACGTCGCCCTCGACGGGGGCGACGTGCACGTCAAGGTCGACCTCACGACGCCCGCCTGCCCGATGAAGGCGCAGATCGAGAACGACGTCAAGGAGGCGGTCGGCGCGATCGACGGCGTCGAGCGCATCCACCTCGAGTTCGGGGCGCAGGTGCGCGACGGCGGGACGCCCTCCATGCCGGGCGTGAAGCACGTCATCGCGGTCGGGTCCGGCAAGGGTGGGGTCGGCAAGTCGACGGTCGCCGCGAACCTCGCGGCGAGCCTCGCGCTCGAGGGCGCGTCCGTCGGCCTGCTCGACGCGGACATCTACGGGCCGTCGCAAGCGAAGATGTTTCACGTCGAGGGCAAACGCCTCATGGCGGACGACGAGAAGAACATCCTGCCGTTGCGGGCGCACGGCATCAAGATCATCAGCGTCGCGAACCTCGTGGAGGACGGTCAGGCGCTCACGTGGCGCGGTCCGATCCTGCACGGCACGCTGCAGCAGATGCTGCAGCAGACC
This window harbors:
- the guaA gene encoding glutamine-hydrolyzing GMP synthase, which gives rise to MGRSLVVVDYGSQYTRLIARRLRELDVFSVIVPPTATVADVRAHDPAGLVLSGGPQSVTDAGAPGLPDGLLDLGLPTLAICYGMQLVARDLGGEVRASSVREYGKADLTHYDGTLFDGVHGPFTAWMSHGDSVVRPPDGFTVTAATADTEVAAMEDDARGLYALQFHPEVRHTPKGLALLERFVERTGVARDWTPRAIVDAAVDEVRDAVGDGRVLLGISGGVDSSTLGVLLHEALGDRLEAVFVDTGLLRMGEVDEVSHALRGLGVPLTVVDARARFLEALAGVTDPEAKRKAIGATFIDVFEAEAKRLEAEHGPIDFLAQGTLYPDVIESAGGEGAATIKSHHNVGGLPERLRFSLLEPFRTLFKDEVREVATTLGLPKTIRDRHPFPGPGLAIRILGEVTEPRLEVLRRVDDVFVRTLRETGQYDEIWQALAVLTPLQSVGVMGDDRTYLHTVALRAVTSVDGMTADWARIPHDVLAEISNRIVGQVPEVNRVVYDVTSKPPGTIEWE
- a CDS encoding Mrp/NBP35 family ATP-binding protein gives rise to the protein MSLSEDAVLRALGTVQDPELHQDLVSLGMVGHVALDGGDVHVKVDLTTPACPMKAQIENDVKEAVGAIDGVERIHLEFGAQVRDGGTPSMPGVKHVIAVGSGKGGVGKSTVAANLAASLALEGASVGLLDADIYGPSQAKMFHVEGKRLMADDEKNILPLRAHGIKIISVANLVEDGQALTWRGPILHGTLQQMLQQTVWGDLDYMIVDLPPGTGDVQLSLTQLATVSGAVLVTTPQEMSLVDVRRAHTMMKKTHVPVLGVVENMSWYALPDGTRDYIFGEGAAQAWADEENVPVLGQVPISRRLRESGDEGAPLVLSDPDGEQAQAFRHAARALAGQVSIQALNTLPMV